Proteins encoded in a region of the Synechococcus sp. BIOS-U3-1 genome:
- the smpB gene encoding SsrA-binding protein SmpB, with amino-acid sequence MAKGGGKKNAAARAAANRLLADNRLARHQYDILETLETGIELVGTEVKSIRAGQANLRDGFCLIRHGEMQLHNVHISPHTHASGYFNHDPLRVRRLLAHRREIDKLRGQLDQKGLTLIPLNMHLQGSWIKLTIGLGKGRKLHDKRAAAKDKQIKKETRAAIARY; translated from the coding sequence ATGGCCAAAGGTGGAGGCAAGAAAAACGCGGCGGCTCGAGCCGCGGCCAACCGCTTACTGGCCGACAACAGGCTGGCCAGGCATCAGTACGACATCCTGGAAACGCTGGAAACTGGCATTGAGCTGGTGGGCACCGAGGTGAAATCCATCCGAGCCGGCCAGGCCAATCTCCGGGATGGTTTCTGCCTGATCCGCCACGGTGAAATGCAGCTGCACAACGTGCATATCTCACCTCACACCCATGCAAGCGGGTACTTCAACCACGATCCGCTGCGAGTGAGAAGGTTGCTCGCCCACCGGCGCGAAATCGACAAATTACGTGGGCAACTTGATCAGAAAGGATTGACGCTGATCCCGCTGAACATGCATCTGCAGGGATCGTGGATCAAGCTCACCATCGGTCTAGGGAAAGGGCGCAAGTTGCATGACAAGCGCGCTGCCGCAAAGGACAAACAAATCAAGAAAGAGACCCGAGCTGCCATTGCCCGCTACTGA
- the ruvB gene encoding Holliday junction branch migration DNA helicase RuvB, whose protein sequence is MAIVSSSAGSPRPRKEREPNRVVDAVRQPGDDHDPAALTSRDDGLRPKCLKDYIGQRELKQVLGIAVQAALGRGDALDHVLLYGPPGLGKTTMAMVLAEELGVKCRITSAPALERPRDIVGLLVNLQPRELLFIDEIHRLSRVAEELLYPAMEDRRLDLTVGKGSTARTRALDLPPFTLVGATTRAGALSSPLRDRFGLIQRLEFYGLEDLQSIVERAAGLLELDLTADACAEIALRCRGTPRIANRLLRRVRDVACVRDCSGAIDRGLVDEALTLHRVDGRGLDASDRRLLELLLQSHGGGPAGLDTLAAALGEDPTTLESVVEPYLLQLGFLQRTPRGRVVTAAGRDHLSAA, encoded by the coding sequence ATGGCCATTGTTTCCTCTAGCGCCGGATCCCCACGTCCACGCAAGGAGCGTGAGCCCAATCGAGTGGTCGACGCAGTTCGGCAGCCAGGAGACGATCACGATCCAGCGGCGCTGACGTCTCGTGACGACGGCTTAAGGCCCAAGTGTCTGAAGGACTACATCGGTCAGCGTGAGCTCAAGCAGGTGCTTGGCATTGCGGTGCAAGCCGCGCTGGGTCGCGGTGATGCACTCGATCATGTGCTGCTGTACGGCCCGCCCGGTCTTGGCAAAACGACCATGGCCATGGTGTTGGCTGAGGAGCTGGGGGTGAAATGCCGCATCACCAGTGCTCCCGCTTTAGAGCGCCCCCGCGACATCGTTGGTCTGTTGGTGAATCTGCAGCCACGGGAGCTGCTGTTCATTGATGAAATCCATCGACTCAGTCGTGTGGCCGAGGAGTTGCTCTATCCGGCTATGGAGGATCGTCGACTCGACCTCACCGTGGGCAAGGGAAGTACCGCTCGAACTCGTGCACTGGACTTACCGCCGTTCACATTGGTCGGTGCCACAACCCGCGCAGGTGCGCTGAGTTCACCACTGCGCGATCGCTTTGGCTTGATTCAACGGCTTGAGTTCTACGGCTTGGAGGACTTGCAGTCGATTGTGGAGCGAGCCGCTGGTTTGCTCGAGCTCGATCTAACGGCTGATGCTTGCGCTGAGATTGCACTCCGCTGCAGGGGGACGCCTCGTATTGCCAACCGACTGTTGCGCCGGGTGCGAGATGTGGCTTGTGTCCGGGACTGCTCCGGAGCGATCGACCGTGGGTTGGTCGATGAAGCCCTCACCTTGCATCGGGTCGATGGCCGGGGTCTGGATGCGAGTGATCGCAGGCTGCTGGAGCTGCTGCTCCAATCCCATGGAGGCGGTCCCGCCGGACTGGATACGCTTGCGGCGGCCCTTGGAGAAGATCCCACCACCTTGGAGTCAGTGGTTGAACCGTATCTACTGCAGCTCGGCTTCCTGCAGCGCACGCCCCGTGGCCGGGTGGTGACGGCTGCTGGTCGTGACCACCTTTCAGCAGCTTGA
- a CDS encoding tetratricopeptide repeat protein, with translation MRWKELLFGWSLSLLVLLVPFSAEAAEVDALPQLFDRALALSRAGDPQQALPIWDQVLEIAPNDAAAWSNRGNIRLMLGDPEGAIADQTRSMELAPNDADPHLNRGTAEEALQRWSDAAADYDWILERDPSDASALYNLGNVRGSEGEWQEAQRLYRLAADARPGFAMARSSDALALYQLNDLKEAERNLRNLIRRYPLFADARAALSALLWSEGSRGEAESHWAAASGLDPSYRDAAWLAEVRRWPPRPIADLQRFLALEVS, from the coding sequence ATGAGGTGGAAGGAACTCCTGTTTGGCTGGTCCCTGTCTCTGCTCGTTCTTCTGGTCCCTTTCTCGGCAGAAGCCGCCGAGGTGGATGCGCTACCTCAGCTGTTCGATCGTGCTCTTGCTCTCAGCCGTGCCGGAGATCCGCAGCAGGCACTTCCGATCTGGGATCAGGTTCTGGAAATCGCTCCAAACGATGCGGCGGCTTGGAGCAACCGCGGCAATATCCGTTTGATGCTGGGTGATCCAGAGGGAGCCATCGCCGATCAAACCCGCTCCATGGAGTTGGCCCCCAATGATGCTGACCCCCATCTCAATCGCGGTACCGCTGAAGAGGCTTTGCAGCGTTGGTCTGATGCCGCAGCTGATTACGACTGGATTTTAGAAAGAGACCCCAGCGATGCTTCAGCCCTCTACAACCTCGGCAATGTGCGTGGATCCGAGGGTGAATGGCAGGAAGCCCAGCGTCTCTATCGCTTAGCGGCCGATGCAAGGCCAGGATTTGCGATGGCCCGGTCGAGTGATGCTCTAGCTCTTTACCAGCTCAATGATTTGAAAGAAGCAGAACGAAACCTGCGCAATCTGATCCGGCGTTACCCACTGTTCGCCGATGCGCGGGCGGCCTTGAGTGCTTTGCTCTGGAGTGAAGGGTCGCGTGGTGAAGCGGAAAGCCATTGGGCCGCTGCCTCAGGCCTTGATCCCAGTTATCGCGATGCTGCCTGGCTGGCCGAGGTGCGTCGTTGGCCGCCACGACCGATTGCTGATCTACAGCGCTTTCTTGCTTTGGAGGTGTCATGA
- a CDS encoding amidohydrolase produces the protein MNLTATWSERLDALLPDLIAFRRHLHAHPELSGEEHQTAALIAGDLRQAGWRVREGVGRTGVVADLGPEQGPKLGLRLDMDALPIEEKTDLPYASLRQGVMHACGHDLHSTVGLGVARLLAAEPHLPVGMRLLFQPAEEIAQGARWMREAGATDGLQALFGLHVFPSLPVGSVGLRSGSLTAAAGELEIEINGQAGHGARPHQSVDAIWIASRVVTGLQEAISRRLDALHPVVVSFGRIEGGKAFNVIADRVTLLGTVRCLSNDLHDHLPRWIEDTVRALCEGFGATATVRYRCIAPPVDNDARLTALLERCAIEQLGPDQVLRLEQPSLGAEDFAELIRDVPGMMFRLGVAGSEGCAPLHNGHFLPDERCLGVGIRVLTAAMLAWEPTP, from the coding sequence ATGAACCTCACTGCCACCTGGTCCGAGCGACTCGACGCCCTGTTGCCTGACTTGATTGCGTTTCGTCGTCACCTGCATGCTCATCCTGAGCTCAGTGGGGAAGAACACCAAACGGCTGCGCTGATTGCTGGCGATCTGCGTCAAGCCGGTTGGCGCGTTCGCGAAGGCGTTGGACGCACGGGTGTGGTGGCTGATCTTGGCCCCGAGCAGGGGCCGAAACTCGGCTTGCGCTTGGATATGGATGCTCTGCCCATTGAGGAGAAAACAGACTTGCCCTATGCCTCCCTGCGGCAGGGAGTGATGCATGCTTGCGGGCACGACCTGCACAGCACGGTGGGCCTGGGGGTGGCCAGATTGCTGGCGGCTGAGCCGCATCTACCTGTTGGGATGCGCTTGTTGTTTCAGCCAGCGGAGGAAATCGCTCAAGGCGCACGCTGGATGCGCGAGGCAGGAGCCACCGATGGCCTTCAAGCGCTGTTCGGCTTGCATGTTTTCCCCTCCCTTCCTGTAGGCAGCGTGGGTTTGCGTAGCGGCAGCCTCACAGCGGCGGCGGGCGAGCTGGAAATCGAGATCAACGGCCAGGCTGGCCATGGTGCCAGGCCTCATCAGTCGGTGGATGCGATCTGGATCGCCTCGAGGGTGGTCACCGGCCTTCAGGAAGCGATCAGTCGCAGGCTTGATGCTCTGCATCCGGTAGTAGTGAGCTTCGGGCGAATCGAAGGAGGCAAGGCGTTCAACGTGATTGCTGATCGGGTCACCCTGCTGGGTACGGTGCGCTGCCTGTCCAACGATCTGCACGATCATCTGCCCCGTTGGATCGAGGACACGGTGCGAGCTCTTTGCGAGGGTTTCGGTGCCACGGCAACAGTGCGCTACCGCTGTATTGCTCCACCCGTTGATAACGACGCCAGACTCACGGCTCTGCTCGAGCGTTGTGCGATCGAGCAGCTTGGCCCGGATCAAGTCTTGCGATTGGAACAGCCCTCTTTGGGCGCCGAGGATTTTGCTGAGTTGATCAGGGATGTGCCGGGAATGATGTTTCGGCTCGGTGTGGCGGGTTCTGAGGGATGTGCACCGCTTCACAACGGCCATTTCTTACCTGATGAACGCTGCCTGGGGGTCGGTATTCGGGTGCTCACAGCAGCGATGCTGGCTTGGGAGCCGACGCCATGA
- a CDS encoding DUF3188 domain-containing protein: MNRPPRTHLHVLLSLAAPLLVCLGVLALVQREGTERWQSVPAILVGSGLVIHAVVGRRRRRHKLLVALRSSRFQED, from the coding sequence ATGAATCGTCCGCCTCGCACCCATCTGCATGTCTTGTTGTCTTTGGCAGCTCCTTTGCTGGTGTGTCTGGGCGTCTTAGCGCTTGTCCAGAGGGAGGGCACCGAGCGTTGGCAATCTGTTCCTGCCATCCTGGTCGGTTCCGGCTTGGTGATTCACGCAGTGGTGGGTCGTCGTCGTCGGCGGCACAAGCTGCTAGTGGCTTTGCGAAGCAGTCGTTTTCAGGAGGATTGA
- a CDS encoding HEAT repeat domain-containing protein has translation MASTPQQPQGGEPDLNALKEAIGSGDPLQAMPALTQLRFCSDEDAVPLLVLGSEQEAFMVRSLSCSGLGYKRTEQGWTVLERLLRSDGDANVRAEAANALASYGVVRAWPLLKAAFDADSAWLVRCSILSALAEQPEIDFGWLLDLASAAIKDGDGTVRVSGAEILGRIIRESVNQPIGEQARALLLPLQQDGDHRVVAAALNGLQLS, from the coding sequence ATGGCATCCACACCGCAGCAGCCTCAGGGAGGTGAACCTGATCTCAATGCTCTGAAAGAAGCAATCGGTTCAGGTGATCCATTGCAAGCCATGCCGGCTCTCACCCAGTTGCGATTCTGCAGTGATGAGGATGCTGTTCCTCTGTTGGTGCTGGGCAGTGAGCAGGAGGCGTTCATGGTGCGCTCCTTGAGCTGCAGTGGTTTGGGCTACAAACGCACGGAGCAGGGTTGGACCGTGTTGGAGCGGCTGCTGCGCAGTGACGGTGATGCGAATGTGCGTGCCGAAGCGGCCAACGCCCTTGCCAGCTACGGCGTTGTCCGAGCCTGGCCCTTACTCAAGGCAGCATTTGATGCTGACAGTGCATGGCTGGTGCGCTGCAGCATTCTTTCGGCTTTGGCGGAACAGCCTGAGATCGATTTTGGTTGGCTGCTGGATTTGGCCAGTGCCGCGATCAAAGATGGTGACGGAACGGTTCGCGTCAGCGGAGCCGAGATTCTGGGGCGGATTATTCGTGAAAGCGTTAATCAGCCGATTGGTGAGCAAGCCAGAGCTCTGTTGTTACCACTCCAGCAAGACGGAGATCACCGTGTTGTGGCAGCTGCCCTGAACGGATTGCAGCTGAGTTGA
- the thiC gene encoding phosphomethylpyrimidine synthase ThiC → MRASWVQSRRGQSNVSQMHFARQGLVTEEMVYVARRENLPETLVMEEVARGRMVIPANINHENLEPMAIGIASKCKVNANIGASPNASDAEEEVKKLTLAVKYGADTVMDLSTGGVNLDDVRTAIIKASPVPIGTVPVYQALESVHGSIERLSEDDFLHIIEKHCQQGVDYQTIHAGLLIEHLVKVKGRITGIVSRGGGILAQWMLYHHRQNPLYTRFDDICEIFKRYDCTFSLGDSLRPGCQHDASDPAQLAELHTLGELTRRAWKHDLQVMVEGPGHVPMDQIEFNVKKQMEECNEAPFYVLGPLVTDIAPGYDHITSAIGAAMAGWHGTAMLCYVTPKEHLGLPNADDVREGLIAYKIAAHAADIARHRPGARDRDDELSRARYAFDWNKQFELSLDPERAKQYHDETLPADIYKQAEFCSMCGPKHCPMQTKITDEDLEGLEKVLEVKGGVELSGVKMDKAE, encoded by the coding sequence ATGCGTGCCTCCTGGGTTCAGTCCCGTCGCGGACAGTCCAACGTTTCCCAGATGCATTTCGCCCGTCAGGGCTTGGTGACCGAGGAGATGGTCTACGTGGCCAGAAGGGAGAACCTCCCCGAGACCTTGGTGATGGAGGAGGTGGCTCGGGGTCGCATGGTCATCCCCGCCAACATCAACCATGAAAACCTTGAGCCCATGGCGATTGGGATCGCCAGCAAGTGCAAGGTGAATGCCAATATCGGCGCTTCCCCGAATGCCTCAGATGCCGAGGAAGAGGTCAAAAAGCTGACTCTGGCGGTGAAATACGGGGCCGACACCGTGATGGACCTGTCCACAGGCGGCGTCAACCTGGATGACGTTCGCACCGCAATCATCAAGGCTTCACCCGTGCCGATCGGCACGGTTCCCGTCTACCAGGCGCTGGAAAGTGTGCATGGCTCCATTGAGCGCCTCTCGGAAGATGACTTCCTCCACATCATCGAGAAGCACTGTCAGCAAGGTGTCGACTACCAGACCATCCACGCTGGCCTGCTGATCGAACACCTGGTGAAGGTGAAAGGCCGGATTACTGGCATCGTCAGTCGCGGCGGGGGCATCCTGGCTCAGTGGATGCTTTATCACCATCGTCAGAACCCCCTCTACACCCGTTTCGACGATATTTGCGAAATTTTCAAGCGCTACGACTGCACATTTTCACTGGGTGATTCACTGCGTCCGGGATGTCAGCACGATGCTTCAGATCCAGCTCAGCTCGCCGAGCTGCACACCCTGGGTGAGCTCACCCGCCGTGCCTGGAAGCATGATTTGCAGGTGATGGTGGAAGGTCCTGGGCATGTGCCGATGGATCAGATTGAGTTCAACGTCAAGAAGCAGATGGAGGAGTGCAATGAGGCACCTTTCTATGTTCTTGGTCCCCTGGTGACGGATATCGCGCCTGGTTACGACCACATCACGTCGGCAATTGGAGCAGCGATGGCTGGCTGGCATGGCACGGCGATGCTCTGCTACGTGACTCCAAAGGAGCACCTTGGTTTGCCCAATGCCGATGATGTACGTGAAGGCTTGATCGCTTACAAGATCGCAGCGCATGCGGCTGACATCGCTCGTCATCGTCCAGGCGCCCGTGATCGCGATGATGAGCTCAGTCGGGCACGTTATGCCTTTGATTGGAACAAGCAGTTCGAGTTGTCCCTCGATCCCGAGCGAGCTAAGCAGTATCACGATGAAACGCTGCCTGCGGACATCTATAAACAGGCTGAATTCTGTTCGATGTGTGGCCCCAAGCACTGCCCGATGCAGACGAAGATCACCGATGAGGATCTTGAAGGTTTGGAGAAGGTGCTGGAAGTGAAAGGTGGTGTTGAATTATCTGGAGTGAAGATGGATAAGGCTGAATGA
- a CDS encoding UDP-glucuronic acid decarboxylase family protein, with protein sequence MQAGEEVICLDNYFTGRKENIRNWIGHPNFELIRHDVTEPIKLEVDRIWHLACPASPIHYQFNPIKTAKTSFLGTYNMLGLARRVGARFLLASTSEVYGDPEIHPQPESYRGCVNTIGIRSCYDEGKRIAETLCFDYQRMHGTEIRVMRIFNTYGPRMLPDDGRVVSNFIVQALQGKALTLYGDGSQTRSFCYVDDLIEGMIRLMNGDKTGPINIGNPNEFTIRQLAELVRDRINPNLELINKPLPQDDPLQRQPVIDLARQGLSWEPKISLEEGLQPTIDWFREALERKAD encoded by the coding sequence ATGCAAGCTGGCGAAGAAGTGATTTGCCTGGACAATTACTTCACAGGCAGAAAAGAAAATATTAGAAACTGGATTGGACATCCCAATTTTGAACTCATTCGCCACGATGTCACAGAGCCAATCAAGCTAGAAGTTGATCGAATCTGGCATCTGGCATGCCCCGCCTCGCCGATTCACTATCAGTTCAACCCAATCAAAACAGCCAAGACAAGTTTTTTGGGGACTTACAACATGCTGGGCCTTGCAAGGCGCGTTGGAGCGCGCTTCTTACTTGCCAGCACTAGCGAAGTTTACGGGGATCCAGAGATTCATCCTCAACCAGAAAGTTACCGAGGCTGTGTCAATACAATCGGAATTCGCAGCTGTTATGACGAAGGAAAACGCATTGCCGAAACCCTTTGTTTCGACTATCAGCGCATGCATGGCACGGAAATCAGGGTGATGCGCATCTTCAACACCTATGGGCCTCGCATGCTTCCAGACGATGGACGGGTTGTTAGCAACTTCATTGTTCAAGCTCTCCAAGGAAAAGCACTAACGCTGTATGGAGACGGCAGTCAAACCAGATCTTTCTGCTACGTGGATGACCTGATTGAAGGCATGATCCGACTAATGAATGGCGACAAAACCGGCCCTATCAACATTGGCAACCCCAATGAATTCACCATTCGCCAGTTGGCGGAACTCGTACGCGATCGCATCAATCCCAACCTGGAATTGATCAACAAGCCCCTCCCCCAGGACGATCCACTCCAACGTCAACCGGTCATTGATCTTGCCAGGCAGGGACTTAGCTGGGAACCCAAGATTTCTCTAGAAGAAGGTCTTCAACCTACGATTGATTGGTTCCGAGAGGCACTCGAACGGAAAGCCGATTAA
- a CDS encoding HAD-IB family phosphatase, with amino-acid sequence MSPAIAAFDCDGTLIRGDATRCCLLLLQGPFGLLRLMPKLLPHLVAWQLKRCSTGRMKEILLDVVLQATPRNHRQRVLEEQLPIQLRSQLRPEALKRLQWHRQQGDRCMIVTASPEPFIRPLAEFLKIELIGTRCQDPLEVSPNQPFALLSANCKGPEKLKRLEFALGEMPSPETLEAYGDSSGDRELLQASGRPHYRSFAAEPRAYRQSRSWLQRLLPCLAVLLLGLGVQTWFSLPSETTSQLVAAFTRLLAWLPVIYALLTLSYLGRYCRWRALLHSVQIGHWSWADALGWFQGFALTATPGKLGELSRVEQLHVELGYPRLPLTHVFVAERLCDGAAVLIWLGVITPAMLAQLLPPAEPSWWWLLIIAGLILISFSLRRQRMLRSGWQTLCKAWEKHRPRGAMARACLPALVLSLIFWAVEGLILWLLVMILSPTSISPLQGIGIYLLSGTAGLISNSPGGIGVNEAATTLLLQDAGIDVLIALPIAILRRVLTIWTITAAAGLSQLIQGPFTRR; translated from the coding sequence ATGTCTCCAGCAATCGCCGCATTTGACTGTGATGGGACCCTGATCCGGGGAGACGCCACACGCTGTTGTTTGCTTCTTCTGCAAGGCCCATTCGGACTCCTGCGGCTGATGCCCAAGCTTCTGCCGCATCTGGTTGCTTGGCAGTTGAAGCGCTGCAGCACTGGGCGAATGAAGGAGATCCTTCTCGATGTCGTGCTCCAGGCCACACCACGGAACCATCGGCAGCGAGTTCTGGAAGAACAACTGCCCATTCAGCTGCGATCGCAACTAAGACCTGAAGCCCTAAAACGACTGCAATGGCATCGCCAACAAGGCGACCGCTGCATGATTGTTACAGCCTCTCCAGAACCGTTCATCCGCCCCCTCGCGGAGTTTCTGAAGATCGAACTGATTGGGACCCGCTGCCAGGATCCTTTGGAGGTGAGCCCAAACCAGCCTTTCGCGCTTCTATCCGCGAACTGCAAAGGACCAGAAAAACTCAAACGACTGGAATTTGCGCTTGGTGAAATGCCGAGCCCAGAAACGCTAGAGGCCTATGGAGACAGCTCTGGTGATCGCGAACTTCTCCAGGCCAGTGGGCGGCCGCATTACCGCAGCTTTGCCGCTGAACCCCGGGCCTACCGCCAATCCCGTTCGTGGCTGCAACGGCTGCTGCCCTGCTTAGCAGTGTTATTGCTGGGTCTTGGAGTGCAGACCTGGTTCAGTCTTCCAAGCGAAACGACATCGCAACTGGTTGCAGCATTCACTCGGCTGTTGGCGTGGTTACCGGTCATCTATGCGCTTCTCACTCTCAGCTACCTCGGGCGTTACTGCCGCTGGCGAGCTCTCCTGCACTCGGTTCAGATCGGTCACTGGAGCTGGGCCGATGCCTTGGGCTGGTTTCAAGGATTCGCACTAACAGCCACACCGGGAAAACTGGGAGAACTCAGTCGAGTCGAGCAGTTACATGTCGAACTTGGCTATCCACGCTTACCGCTGACCCACGTCTTTGTCGCTGAGCGTCTGTGTGATGGTGCCGCGGTGCTGATCTGGCTGGGGGTGATCACACCGGCCATGCTCGCCCAGCTGCTGCCCCCGGCAGAACCCTCTTGGTGGTGGTTACTGATCATCGCTGGATTGATTCTGATCAGCTTCAGCCTTCGCCGTCAGCGCATGCTTCGCTCTGGATGGCAAACCCTCTGCAAGGCCTGGGAGAAGCATCGACCCCGTGGAGCCATGGCGCGCGCCTGCCTACCCGCACTGGTTTTGAGCCTGATCTTCTGGGCTGTGGAAGGCCTGATTCTCTGGCTGCTCGTGATGATTTTGTCGCCCACATCGATCAGTCCACTCCAAGGAATTGGCATTTATTTGTTGTCAGGCACAGCGGGGCTCATTAGCAACAGCCCAGGTGGCATCGGCGTCAACGAAGCCGCAACCACTCTTCTGCTTCAAGACGCTGGAATTGACGTGCTCATTGCCCTACCGATCGCCATCCTGCGCAGGGTGCTCACAATCTGGACGATTACTGCAGCTGCAGGCCTGAGCCAGTTGATCCAGGGTCCATTCACACGACGCTGA
- a CDS encoding GtrA family protein, translated as MITGGIAALINITSRIGFSQVLRFELAVLAAYAIGMVTAYVLARRYVFLQTQQSVKRSFAAFALINLAAVLQTWLVSIGIRSWLFPIIGVAALVDLIAHSFGVVVPVVTSFFGHKYVSFRDVSSNRRI; from the coding sequence TTGATCACGGGCGGAATCGCTGCCCTCATCAACATCACAAGCCGCATCGGGTTTTCTCAGGTGCTTCGTTTCGAGCTCGCCGTACTCGCGGCTTACGCAATCGGAATGGTGACTGCTTACGTGTTGGCACGACGTTATGTGTTCTTGCAAACCCAACAATCGGTCAAACGATCCTTCGCAGCATTTGCATTGATCAATCTCGCGGCCGTGCTTCAAACCTGGTTAGTGAGCATCGGAATCCGCAGTTGGCTGTTTCCCATCATCGGAGTAGCTGCACTCGTTGACTTGATTGCTCACAGCTTCGGAGTGGTCGTTCCTGTGGTCACAAGCTTCTTCGGACACAAATACGTAAGTTTCCGTGATGTCTCCAGCAATCGCCGCATTTGA
- a CDS encoding NAD(P)/FAD-dependent oxidoreductase: MSSIAVIGGGPMGLAVAYELCLQGHTPVLLEADDRLGGMAASFNFEGVQLERYYHFHCLNDHAFFEVLEELGLSDQLSWRQTTMGFFFNNRLYPWGSVSGVLSFRHLPLLTRFRYLLHAARCLTIRNWRELDSITATTWLRKWLGERGYQLLWHKLFAFKFFQFSDQISAAWIWSRVRRLGQSRKKLKETLGFLQGGSQQLVDALETSIRHNGGEIRCNSPVQVIRPSPQGGAMLQTPNGVQHFDHVISTVPLPLVAPMLEAGGSDPMLVSEYSSQPSVACACVVLQTDRAITGNFWTNVNDDRFAIPGVIEMSNLRPLSPHVSYVPFYIPADHPDYQRSNQAFIDDAWNCLKAINPDLQDEHRLASHCSRYRFAQPVCRINFQSTLPPLEPYPGVITADTTVYYPEDRGISESIGYGRSLARRVLANAAAAAP, from the coding sequence ATGTCATCCATCGCTGTGATTGGTGGCGGCCCCATGGGCCTGGCTGTCGCCTATGAACTTTGCCTCCAAGGTCATACCCCCGTTCTGCTCGAAGCCGATGACCGTTTAGGGGGAATGGCCGCCAGCTTTAACTTTGAAGGTGTTCAGTTAGAGCGTTACTACCACTTTCACTGCCTCAACGACCACGCATTCTTCGAAGTTCTGGAAGAGCTCGGTCTCAGCGATCAGCTGTCATGGCGGCAAACAACAATGGGATTCTTTTTCAACAATCGCCTCTACCCCTGGGGCTCTGTGAGTGGGGTGTTGTCGTTCCGCCACCTTCCTCTGCTGACCAGATTCCGATACCTGCTCCACGCAGCACGCTGTCTAACCATCCGCAACTGGAGAGAACTCGATTCGATCACTGCCACAACATGGCTTCGAAAATGGCTTGGTGAGCGTGGCTATCAGCTGCTTTGGCATAAACTTTTTGCCTTTAAATTCTTCCAGTTTAGTGATCAAATTTCTGCAGCTTGGATCTGGAGCCGAGTGCGTCGCCTGGGGCAATCTCGCAAGAAACTGAAAGAAACCCTTGGGTTTTTGCAAGGGGGATCTCAACAACTAGTGGATGCCCTGGAAACCTCCATCCGACATAACGGAGGTGAGATCCGTTGCAACTCGCCAGTCCAAGTGATCCGCCCCAGTCCACAAGGCGGAGCGATGTTGCAGACACCAAATGGTGTTCAGCACTTTGATCACGTGATCTCAACGGTGCCGTTACCCCTGGTAGCTCCCATGCTTGAAGCAGGGGGAAGTGACCCCATGCTCGTGAGCGAGTACAGCAGCCAACCGTCCGTAGCTTGTGCCTGTGTGGTGCTACAAACCGACCGCGCGATCACTGGAAATTTCTGGACAAATGTCAACGATGACCGTTTTGCCATTCCGGGAGTGATCGAAATGAGCAACCTGCGGCCGCTATCACCACATGTGAGCTACGTGCCTTTTTATATCCCCGCCGATCATCCTGATTACCAGCGAAGCAATCAAGCCTTCATCGACGATGCCTGGAATTGCCTCAAAGCCATCAATCCCGATTTGCAAGATGAACATCGGCTGGCAAGTCATTGCAGCCGATACCGGTTTGCCCAGCCGGTCTGTCGTATCAACTTTCAAAGCACACTTCCACCTCTGGAGCCGTACCCCGGCGTGATCACCGCAGACACGACCGTCTATTACCCAGAGGACCGAGGCATCAGTGAGAGCATTGGTTACGGCCGATCGCTGGCGCGTCGCGTTCTGGCCAATGCCGCGGCAGCCGCGCCATGA